The following proteins are co-located in the Canis lupus baileyi chromosome 16 unlocalized genomic scaffold, mCanLup2.hap1 SUPER_16_unloc_6, whole genome shotgun sequence genome:
- the LOC140629589 gene encoding leucine-rich repeat-containing protein 37A3-like isoform X2, which yields MNVEGSFMKVLKARKKSTSTELTIEPEKASSDKNGIGLSAFMNEQLDFNDESDVISALNYILPYFSEGNVEDVESTLLPFIKTLFSNVQDGDKPVGYLKNNTKSPSLEPGPNNSTYKNKLRKLSFLENLLDAEIQEKIDEVKKKEKTAMLIPPGILGPKFKKLETAQGQEKTLPKSKNLRKRWFRKNSVLKGPKDLQKRHYKEVDVQSTQGKQSAQSFVKNMAKERRLSGPSPRELEELHMAQRPRKLVGNSVHTESSFIKEHKAAASSFPKQNIMGKPSASTAPKSLPKVKTKSEDSTYPIVVLEDANARVREMEASRPVSHSGKKYIFHKIRSRIVQRTPKTKKSKKFRKKNSLSNRLMPAQRPPLPAVRSLIDSPSQEAISSSEKRIQENPFPELFTLSEPSKENTTVENTTAQNASEEIISPGSTTVSEQTPPEFTNRRNLSNTYSTTTRDNFVPTVKQTNETQWEYHNLVTDLPPKPTGFSVAKLSSAGDLFEIQLNQQLRSLIPNNDVRRLISHVIRTLKMDCSETNVQLACAKLISRTGLLMKLLSEQQEVKVSKAEWDTDQWKTENYINESTEAQSEQKEQKSSEPTKEVPGYGYNNKLILAISVTVVVMILIIVFCLIEALL from the exons ATGAATGTAGAAGGATCATTCATGAAGGTATTAAAAGCCCGGAAGAAGAGTACCAGTACTGAGCTGACAATTGAGCCAGAGAAGGCATCCTCAGACAAAAATGGCATCGGTCTGTCAGCCTTTATGAATGAGCAGTTAGACTTTAATGATGAAAGTGATGTTATCAGTGCGCTGAATTACATATTACCTTATTTCTCAGAGGGAAATGTAGAAGATGTAGAATCAACATTACTACCATTCATTAAAACTCTGTTTTCAAATGTTCAAGATGGAGACAAGCCTGTGGGTTACttgaaaaacaacacaaagagCCCTTCTCTTGAACCTGGACCCAACAATTcaacttacaaaaataaactgaggaaACTCTCTTTCCTGGAAAATTTGTTAGAtgcagaaattcaagaaaaaattgatgaggtaaaaaagaaagaaaaaactgccatGCTTATACCTCCCGGGATTTTAGGTCCCAAATTTAAGAAATTGGAAACTGCCCAAGGACAGGAAAAGACCCTTCCCAAGTCTAAGAATTTACGGAAGAGGTGGTTTAGAAAAAACAGTGTTCTCAAGGGCCCCAAGGACCTACAGAAAAGGCACTACAAGGAAGTGGACGTTCAGAGCACCCAAGGGAAACAGAGTGCCCAGTCATTTGTGAAGAACATGGCCAAAGAAAGAAGGCTCAGTGGACCATCCCCAAGGGAGCTGGAGGAGCTTCACATGGCCCAGAGGCCCAGGAAATTAGTGGGAAACTCCGTCCACACAGAGTCTTCATTCATAAAGGAGCACAAGGCAGCAGCCTCTTCTTTCCCGAAGCAAAACATAATGGGCAAGCCTTCTGCCTCCACTGCTCCAAAATCCCTACCTAAGGTGAAAACCAAATCAGAAGACTCAACCTACCCCATTGTTGTTTTAGAAGATGCGAATGCTAGAGTTAGGGAAATGGAGGCTTCCAGACCAGTCTCGcattctggaaaaaagtatattttccataaaattcgCTCACGTATAGTCCAAAGAACACCCAagaccaaaaaaagtaaaaagttcagaaagaaaaactcactCTCGAATAGATTGATGCCTGCACAGAGGCCTCCATTGCCTGCCGTCAGGAGCCTCATCGATTCCCCTTCACAGGAGGCTATTTCATCTTCAGAAAAACGAATTCAGGAAAATCCTTTTCCAGAATTATTTACTCTTTCAGAACCTTCTAAAGAAAACACTACTGTAGAAAACACTACTGCACAGAATGCttctgaagaaattatttctcCAGGAAGCACTACTGTATCAGAACAAACTCCCCCTGAATTCACAAACCGTAGGAATCTTTCCAATACATATTCTACTACCACCAGAGACAACTTTGTGCCGACTGTTAAACAAACCAATGAAACACAATGGGAATACCACAACTTGGTCACTGACTTGCCCCCAAAGCCCACAGGCTTCAGTGTTGCAAAGCTCTCATCCGCAGGTGATCTATTTGAAATTCAGCTAAACCAGCAGCTACGGTCCCTCATCCCGAATAATGACGTGAGAAGGCTCATTTCTCATGTTATCCGGACTTTGAAAATGGACTGCTCTGAGACCAATGTGCAACTGGCCTGTGCCAAGCTTATCTCCAGAACAGGCCTCCTGATGAAGCTTCTCAGCGAGCAGCAGGAAGTAAAGGTGTCCAAGGCAGAGTGGGATACAGACCAATGGAAGACTGAGAACTATATCAATGAGAGCACAGAAGCCCAGAGTGAACAGAAAGAGCAGAAGTCAAGTGAG cca